One window of the Maridesulfovibrio frigidus DSM 17176 genome contains the following:
- a CDS encoding amino acid permease — MAESIKPKKSSKLSVFTLMMINVAAIMSLRALPGLAEYGWSLIFYLTVASLCFFIPSALVSAELASGWRGEGGVYLWVKEAFGPKWGFVAIFMQWVENLPWFPAVLAFGASAIAYTFDPALAENKWFIVGVIQVALWVTTFLNFRDMKLSAFFSSSGAIVGTIIPGILIIILGIVHVISGKPLEITFSASAMIPNMDSLQQLMLLAAMLVSFLGMEMSAVHVNEVENPAKNYPKAIFAACAIIIALSTLGSLAIAMVIPAGGVSLSAGVCQAFDKLFQIHHMPFMTPIICFLLAYGALTMVVTWMVGPSKGIRVVAKEGYLPKSWEKVNKYGIPTNILIIQTSLSAILSLVILYMPTVSSAFMLMSALAAQLYLIMYLLMFAAAIKLRYTHPEVKRGYTIPGGKLGIWIVSSVAMVTCLFVIGFGFIPPHAVRSQGMWSSIYYVGFLLTGVIVFTLVPLVFYHRAMRRKSQIELSLQAAAVSPVTIEP, encoded by the coding sequence ATGGCTGAATCAATCAAACCAAAGAAATCCAGTAAATTAAGCGTATTCACCCTGATGATGATCAACGTGGCGGCTATTATGTCGCTTCGTGCATTGCCGGGCCTTGCTGAGTATGGCTGGTCGCTAATTTTCTATCTGACCGTTGCGTCACTATGCTTCTTCATTCCTTCTGCTCTGGTATCAGCGGAGCTTGCTTCCGGCTGGCGGGGCGAGGGTGGTGTATACTTGTGGGTGAAGGAAGCCTTCGGTCCCAAGTGGGGATTTGTCGCGATCTTTATGCAATGGGTTGAAAATCTCCCGTGGTTTCCGGCAGTACTTGCTTTCGGAGCATCGGCCATTGCCTACACTTTTGATCCAGCTCTTGCTGAGAACAAATGGTTTATTGTGGGAGTTATTCAGGTTGCGCTTTGGGTTACAACCTTTTTGAACTTTAGAGATATGAAACTTTCGGCTTTTTTCAGTTCATCCGGCGCTATAGTGGGAACCATCATCCCGGGAATTTTGATTATTATTCTAGGCATTGTGCATGTTATATCCGGAAAGCCTCTAGAGATAACCTTTTCAGCTTCCGCAATGATTCCAAATATGGACAGTTTGCAACAGTTGATGCTTCTTGCAGCTATGCTTGTTTCATTTCTCGGTATGGAGATGTCTGCGGTTCATGTTAATGAAGTTGAAAATCCTGCTAAGAATTACCCCAAGGCCATTTTTGCGGCTTGTGCAATCATTATAGCCCTTTCCACTTTAGGATCTCTTGCAATTGCCATGGTTATTCCAGCTGGCGGCGTAAGTCTCAGTGCTGGAGTATGCCAGGCTTTTGATAAGCTATTCCAGATTCATCACATGCCGTTTATGACTCCGATCATATGTTTTCTACTCGCTTATGGCGCACTGACCATGGTTGTTACATGGATGGTCGGCCCGTCTAAAGGTATCCGTGTCGTTGCGAAAGAAGGCTATCTTCCTAAATCATGGGAGAAGGTTAATAAGTACGGAATACCTACAAATATTTTAATTATCCAGACGAGCCTTTCCGCAATTCTCTCACTTGTAATTTTGTATATGCCGACAGTCAGTAGCGCGTTCATGCTTATGAGTGCTCTTGCAGCTCAGCTATACCTCATTATGTATCTGCTGATGTTTGCAGCAGCTATCAAGCTTCGTTACACGCATCCCGAAGTTAAGCGCGGTTATACAATTCCCGGCGGAAAACTTGGTATATGGATCGTGTCATCCGTTGCAATGGTTACCTGTTTGTTCGTTATCGGGTTTGGCTTTATTCCGCCCCACGCTGTTCGCTCGCAAGGGATGTGGTCGTCAATTTACTATGTAGGTTTTCTACTCACAGGAGTGATTGTTTTCACGTTGGTTCCTTTGGTTTTCTATCACCGCGCTATGCGTAGAAAATCACAAATAGAACTCAGCTTACAAGCTGCTGCTGTTTCACCTGTTACGATTGAACCTTAA